From one Streptomyces sp. WMMC940 genomic stretch:
- a CDS encoding acyl-CoA carboxylase subunit beta: protein MTVLDETAGEPTDARGRVAELHALRDQARRGPSDRATEAQHAKGKLTARERIELLLDAGSFREVEQLRRHRASGFGLESKKPYTDGVITGWGTVEGRTVFVYAHDFRIFGGALGEAHATKIHKIMDMAIAAGAPLVSLNDGAGARIQEGVSALAGYGGIFQRNTRASGVIPQISVMLGPCAGGAAYSPALTDFVFMVRETSQMFITGPDVVKAVTGEEITQNGLGGADVHAETSGVAHFAYDDEETCIAEVRYLLSMLPQNNRENPPHAQSEDPADRRSDVLLDLVPADGNRPYDMHKVIEEIVDDGDYLEIHERWARNIICALGRLDGQVVGIVANQPQSLAGVLDIEASEKAARFVQMCDAFNIPIITLLDVPGFLPGVDQEHGGIIRHGAKLLYAYCNATVPRISLILRKAYGGAYIVMDSQSIGADLTYAWPTNEIAVMGAEGAANVIFRRQIADAEDPDAMRARMVKEYKAELMHPYYAAERGLVDDVIDPAETREVLIRSLAMLRTKHADLPSRKHGNPPQ from the coding sequence ATGACCGTTTTGGACGAGACCGCAGGCGAGCCGACCGACGCACGCGGGCGTGTGGCCGAGCTGCACGCCCTTCGCGATCAGGCGCGGCGCGGACCCAGTGACCGGGCGACCGAGGCGCAGCACGCCAAGGGCAAGCTGACCGCGCGCGAGCGTATCGAGCTGCTGCTGGACGCGGGGTCGTTCCGTGAGGTCGAGCAGCTCCGGCGGCACCGCGCCTCCGGCTTCGGACTGGAGTCGAAGAAGCCCTACACCGACGGTGTGATCACGGGGTGGGGCACGGTCGAGGGCCGTACGGTCTTCGTCTACGCGCACGACTTCCGGATCTTCGGCGGTGCCCTCGGCGAGGCGCACGCCACGAAGATCCATAAGATCATGGACATGGCGATCGCCGCCGGTGCGCCTCTGGTGTCGCTGAACGACGGCGCCGGTGCCCGCATCCAGGAAGGCGTCTCGGCCCTTGCGGGCTACGGCGGTATCTTCCAGCGCAACACCAGGGCCTCGGGCGTCATCCCGCAGATCAGCGTGATGCTCGGCCCGTGTGCGGGCGGCGCCGCCTACTCGCCGGCGCTGACCGACTTCGTGTTCATGGTCCGTGAGACCTCGCAGATGTTCATCACCGGTCCGGACGTCGTCAAGGCGGTCACCGGCGAGGAGATCACCCAGAACGGCCTCGGCGGCGCGGACGTCCACGCCGAGACCAGCGGAGTGGCCCACTTCGCCTACGACGACGAGGAGACGTGCATCGCGGAGGTCCGGTACCTGCTGTCGATGCTCCCGCAGAACAACCGGGAGAACCCGCCGCACGCGCAGAGCGAGGACCCGGCGGACCGCCGCTCGGACGTCCTGCTCGACCTGGTTCCGGCCGACGGCAACCGTCCGTACGACATGCACAAGGTCATCGAGGAGATCGTCGACGACGGCGACTACCTGGAGATCCACGAGCGCTGGGCGCGCAACATCATCTGCGCCCTGGGCCGGCTCGACGGCCAGGTCGTCGGTATCGTCGCCAACCAGCCGCAGTCGCTGGCCGGTGTCCTCGACATCGAGGCGAGCGAGAAGGCCGCACGCTTCGTGCAGATGTGCGACGCCTTCAACATCCCGATCATCACCCTGCTGGACGTGCCGGGCTTCCTGCCCGGAGTCGACCAGGAGCACGGCGGGATCATCCGCCACGGCGCGAAGCTCCTGTACGCCTACTGCAACGCGACGGTGCCCCGCATCTCGCTGATCCTGCGCAAGGCCTACGGCGGCGCGTACATCGTCATGGACTCCCAGTCCATCGGTGCCGACCTCACCTACGCCTGGCCCACGAACGAGATCGCCGTGATGGGGGCGGAGGGTGCGGCCAACGTCATCTTCCGCCGCCAGATCGCCGACGCCGAGGACCCCGACGCCATGCGTGCCCGCATGGTCAAGGAGTACAAGGCCGAGCTGATGCACCCCTACTACGCCGCGGAGCGCGGACTGGTCGACGACGTCATCGACCCGGCCGAGACCCGCGAGGTCCTGATCCGCTCCCTCGCCATGCTCCGCACCAAGCACGCCGACCTGCCGTCCCGCAAGCACGGCAACCCCCCGCAGTAA
- a CDS encoding acyl-CoA carboxylase subunit epsilon encodes MTTPAESLLRVEKGHADPEELAAITAVLLARAASQPQAVPAHRGRSTAGWRRLERQSGFRAPHSWQG; translated from the coding sequence ATGACCACGCCCGCAGAATCCCTGCTCCGCGTCGAGAAGGGGCACGCCGACCCCGAGGAACTGGCCGCGATCACGGCCGTGCTCCTCGCCCGCGCCGCCTCGCAGCCGCAGGCCGTCCCGGCCCACCGCGGCCGCAGCACCGCCGGATGGCGCCGTCTGGAGCGCCAGTCCGGCTTCCGCGCTCCGCACTCCTGGCAGGGCTGA